A window from Synechococcus sp. RSCCF101 encodes these proteins:
- the pdxA gene encoding 4-hydroxythreonine-4-phosphate dehydrogenase PdxA, with translation MGDPAGIGPEVVLRALATGLPDGWEPVVVGCRRTLIRCREHLANQGVRDLADPAGLEMADMPLSGSVAAGAPSAISGNAGFRWLSAAAGLVLDGRCQALATAPIAKEYWHAAGHAYPGQTERLAELCGGAAVSMLFTARSPSGRWRLNTLLATTHIPLAAVPETLTPELLHRKLDALDGFCRRFRSHPRLVVAGLNPHAGEAGLLGHEERDWLTAALTAWQSSHPHTRLEGPRPPDTCWLDAAGAWHGAEDGPDGYLALYHDQGLIPVKLLAFDAAVNTTLGLPFVRTSPDHGTGFDIAGRGIARDASMRAAIETAVELCVRPAGPA, from the coding sequence ATGGGCGATCCAGCCGGCATTGGTCCTGAGGTGGTGCTGCGGGCTCTCGCGACAGGCCTGCCCGATGGCTGGGAACCGGTCGTGGTCGGCTGCAGGAGGACCCTGATCCGCTGCCGGGAGCACCTGGCCAATCAGGGAGTGCGGGACCTGGCTGACCCCGCCGGACTGGAGATGGCCGACATGCCCCTGAGCGGCTCCGTGGCCGCCGGCGCCCCGTCGGCCATCAGCGGCAACGCGGGCTTCCGCTGGCTCAGCGCCGCCGCGGGGCTCGTGCTCGACGGCCGCTGCCAGGCCCTCGCCACGGCACCGATCGCCAAGGAGTACTGGCATGCGGCAGGCCATGCCTATCCGGGGCAGACGGAGCGCCTCGCCGAGCTCTGCGGCGGAGCCGCCGTGTCGATGCTCTTCACCGCACGCTCCCCCTCGGGTCGCTGGCGACTCAACACCCTTCTGGCCACGACCCACATTCCCCTGGCCGCGGTCCCGGAAACGCTCACACCGGAGCTGCTCCATCGCAAGCTGGACGCCTTGGACGGCTTCTGCCGTCGCTTCCGGAGCCACCCCAGGCTGGTGGTGGCCGGACTCAATCCCCACGCGGGGGAGGCTGGCCTCCTCGGCCATGAAGAACGGGACTGGCTGACCGCGGCGCTGACCGCATGGCAATCCAGCCACCCCCACACACGGCTTGAGGGACCGAGGCCGCCGGACACCTGCTGGCTGGATGCCGCCGGGGCCTGGCACGGGGCCGAGGACGGTCCGGACGGATACCTGGCGCTCTACCACGATCAGGGGCTGATCCCCGTGAAGCTGCTGGCCTTCGACGCGGCCGTGAACACCACTCTCGGCCTTCCCTTCGTGCGCACATCGCCGGACCACGGCACAGGCTTCGACATCGCCGGACGGGGGATCGCCCGGGACGCCAGCATGAGAGCGGCGATCGAGACGGCCGTGGAGCTGTGCGTCAGGCCGGCCGGACCCGCATGA